One window of the Nicotiana tabacum cultivar K326 chromosome 4, ASM71507v2, whole genome shotgun sequence genome contains the following:
- the LOC107814503 gene encoding gamma-tubulin complex component 2-like isoform X1, with product MDLALQEFAKRLFPLCESYILINQFVEARSQFKTGLVNHAFAAALRALLLDYQAMVAQLEHQFRLGRLSIQGLWFYCQPMMGSMQALSVVVKKAAANNCVGSAVLNLLQSQAKAMAGDHVVRSLLEKMSQSASTAYLGILERWLYEGVIDDPYGEFFITENKSLQKESLTQDYDAKFWQQRYSLKDDLPSFLANAAETILITGKYLNVMRECGHSIQIPVAEKSKLTSVGSNHLYLECIKSAYDFASGELLNLVKNKYDLMGKLHSIKHYLLLDQGDFLVHFMDTAKEELMKKPDEISVEKLQSLLDLALRSTAAVVDPCHEDLLCCVERTTLLKRLNTLKDFEISQSAPDSNDLEEPLSITGLETFSLNYKVQWPLSLVISRKALTKYQLIFRFLFHCKHVDRNLSGAWQVHQGLRKLDMQGTTVSVSSLLCRNMLKFINSLLHYLTFEVLEPNWHVMLSRLQTAKSIDEVIQYHDFFLDKCLRECLLLSPALLKKVEWLKLICLQYAAATQRLITSSLDTADTNMLSDDSSSIEKYKNLKLRTPSQMLRLAPENVTVFESVLKFEREFSSELHSLGPILSSGSRAEPYLTHLTQWILGVGKDHTSTCMVSGLVGITAWLMQGFR from the exons ATGGATTTAGCTCTTCAG GAATTTGCAAAAAGACTGTTCCCGCTATGCGAAAGTTATATCTTGATTAACCAGTTTGTCGAGGCAAGGTCACAGTTCAAGACGGGCCTAGTCAATCATGCCTTTGCTGCTGCTCTAAGGGCACTCCTCCTT GATTACCAAGCAATGGTGGCACAGCTTGAACATCAATTTCGCTTAGGAAGACTTTCTATACAAGGATTATGGTTTTACTGTCAG CCAATGATGGGTTCAATGCAAGCTCTGTCAGTGGTGGTGAAAAAGGCTGCAGCCAATAACTGTGTTGGTTCTGCAGTCCTTAACCTCTTGCAAAGCCAG GCAAAAGCAATGGCTGGTGATCATGTAGTGAGATCTTTGCTGGAAAAGATGTCACAATCAGCAAGCACTGCATATCTTGGGATATTAGAGAG GTGGCTGTATGAAGGAGTGATTGATGATCCTTATGGTGAATTCTTTATTACTGAGAACAAGTCTCTTCAGAAG GAGAGTCTTACTCAGGATTATGACGCCAAGTTCTGGCAACAACGTTACAGCCTGAAGGATGACCTTCCTAGTTTCCTTGCAAATGCAGCTGAAACAATTTTGATCACTGGAAAATATTTAAATGTCATGAGAGAGTGTGGACATAGTATTCAG ATCCCTGTGGCAGAAAAGTCAAAATTGACAAGTGTTGGCTCAAATCATCTCTATTTGGAGTGCATCAAGTCTGCTTATGATTTTGCCAGTGGCGAGCTATTAAATCTTGTTAAAAACAAG TATGATCTAATGGGAAAATTGCATTCAATCAAGCACTATCTTCTTCTTGATCAG GGTGATTTCCTAGTTCACTTCATGGATACAGCTAAAGAGGAGCTCATGAAGAAGCCTGATGAGATCTCTGTGGAGAAGCTACAG TCTCTTCTAGACCTTGCTTTGAGATCTACTGCAGCTGTCGTGGATCCTTGCCACGAGGACTTATTGTGTTGTGTG GAGCGGACTACTTTATTGAAAAGGTTGAATACACTGAAAGATTTTGAAATCAGCCAGTCTGCTCCAGATAGCAATGATTTAGAGGAACCACTAAGCATTACTGGCTTGGAAACTTTTTCTTTGAATTACAAG GTTCAATGGCCGTTATCTCTTGTAATATCTCGGAAAGCCTTGACGAAATACCAGttgattttcagatttttgtttcACTGTAAGCATGTTGATAGGAACCTCTCCGGGGCATGGCAAGTACATCAG GGTCTCCGGAAACTTGACATGCAAGGGACTACAGTTTCTGTATCATCTTTGTTGTGTCGTAATATGCTAAAGTTCATCAATAGCCTCTTACACTACTTGACATTTGAG GTTCTTGAACCTAACTGGCATGTAATGCTCAGTAGACTTCAAACAGCAAAAAGCATTGACGAG GTTATTCAATACCATGACTTTTTTCTTGATAAGTGTTTGAGAGAATGTTTGCTACTTTCACCAGCCCTTCTCAAG AAGGTGGAGTGGTTGAAATTGATATGTCTGCAATATGCAGCTGCAACCCAACGGTTGATTACCTCCTCGTTGGATACTGCTGATACTAACATGTTGTCCGATGATTCTTCCAGTATAGAAAAATATAAGAACCTGAAACTAAGGACCCCATCTCAGATGCTGAGACTAGCTCCTGAAAACGTCACAGTATTTGAATCCGTTCT GAAATTTGAGAGGGAATTTTCCTCTGAGCTTCATAGCCTGGGCCCGATATTAAGCAGTGGCTCTCGGGCAGAACCGTACTTGACTCATCTTACACAGTGGATCCTTGGTGTGGGAAAAGACCA
- the LOC107814503 gene encoding gamma-tubulin complex component 2-like isoform X2, producing the protein MDLALQEFAKRLFPLCESYILINQFVEARSQFKTGLVNHAFAAALRALLLDYQAMVAQLEHQFRLGRLSIQGLWFYCQPMMGSMQALSVVVKKAAANNCVGSAVLNLLQSQAKAMAGDHVVRSLLEKMSQSASTAYLGILERWLYEGVIDDPYGEFFITENKSLQKESLTQDYDAKFWQQRYSLKDDLPSFLANAAETILITGKYLNVMRECGHSIQIPVAEKSKLTSVGSNHLYLECIKSAYDFASGELLNLVKNKYDLMGKLHSIKHYLLLDQGDFLVHFMDTAKEELMKKPDEISVEKLQSLLDLALRSTAAVVDPCHEDLLCCVERTTLLKRLNTLKDFEISQSAPDSNDLEEPLSITGLETFSLNYKVQWPLSLVISRKALTKYQLIFRFLFHCKHVDRNLSGAWQVHQGLRKLDMQGTTVSVSSLLCRNMLKFINSLLHYLTFEVLEPNWHVMLSRLQTAKSIDEVIQYHDFFLDKCLRECLLLSPALLKKVEWLKLICLQYAAATQRLITSSLDTADTNMLSDDSSSIEKYKNLKLRTPSQMLRLAPENVTVFESVLKFEREFSSELHSLGPILSSGSRAEPYLTHLTQWILGVGKDQSFSF; encoded by the exons ATGGATTTAGCTCTTCAG GAATTTGCAAAAAGACTGTTCCCGCTATGCGAAAGTTATATCTTGATTAACCAGTTTGTCGAGGCAAGGTCACAGTTCAAGACGGGCCTAGTCAATCATGCCTTTGCTGCTGCTCTAAGGGCACTCCTCCTT GATTACCAAGCAATGGTGGCACAGCTTGAACATCAATTTCGCTTAGGAAGACTTTCTATACAAGGATTATGGTTTTACTGTCAG CCAATGATGGGTTCAATGCAAGCTCTGTCAGTGGTGGTGAAAAAGGCTGCAGCCAATAACTGTGTTGGTTCTGCAGTCCTTAACCTCTTGCAAAGCCAG GCAAAAGCAATGGCTGGTGATCATGTAGTGAGATCTTTGCTGGAAAAGATGTCACAATCAGCAAGCACTGCATATCTTGGGATATTAGAGAG GTGGCTGTATGAAGGAGTGATTGATGATCCTTATGGTGAATTCTTTATTACTGAGAACAAGTCTCTTCAGAAG GAGAGTCTTACTCAGGATTATGACGCCAAGTTCTGGCAACAACGTTACAGCCTGAAGGATGACCTTCCTAGTTTCCTTGCAAATGCAGCTGAAACAATTTTGATCACTGGAAAATATTTAAATGTCATGAGAGAGTGTGGACATAGTATTCAG ATCCCTGTGGCAGAAAAGTCAAAATTGACAAGTGTTGGCTCAAATCATCTCTATTTGGAGTGCATCAAGTCTGCTTATGATTTTGCCAGTGGCGAGCTATTAAATCTTGTTAAAAACAAG TATGATCTAATGGGAAAATTGCATTCAATCAAGCACTATCTTCTTCTTGATCAG GGTGATTTCCTAGTTCACTTCATGGATACAGCTAAAGAGGAGCTCATGAAGAAGCCTGATGAGATCTCTGTGGAGAAGCTACAG TCTCTTCTAGACCTTGCTTTGAGATCTACTGCAGCTGTCGTGGATCCTTGCCACGAGGACTTATTGTGTTGTGTG GAGCGGACTACTTTATTGAAAAGGTTGAATACACTGAAAGATTTTGAAATCAGCCAGTCTGCTCCAGATAGCAATGATTTAGAGGAACCACTAAGCATTACTGGCTTGGAAACTTTTTCTTTGAATTACAAG GTTCAATGGCCGTTATCTCTTGTAATATCTCGGAAAGCCTTGACGAAATACCAGttgattttcagatttttgtttcACTGTAAGCATGTTGATAGGAACCTCTCCGGGGCATGGCAAGTACATCAG GGTCTCCGGAAACTTGACATGCAAGGGACTACAGTTTCTGTATCATCTTTGTTGTGTCGTAATATGCTAAAGTTCATCAATAGCCTCTTACACTACTTGACATTTGAG GTTCTTGAACCTAACTGGCATGTAATGCTCAGTAGACTTCAAACAGCAAAAAGCATTGACGAG GTTATTCAATACCATGACTTTTTTCTTGATAAGTGTTTGAGAGAATGTTTGCTACTTTCACCAGCCCTTCTCAAG AAGGTGGAGTGGTTGAAATTGATATGTCTGCAATATGCAGCTGCAACCCAACGGTTGATTACCTCCTCGTTGGATACTGCTGATACTAACATGTTGTCCGATGATTCTTCCAGTATAGAAAAATATAAGAACCTGAAACTAAGGACCCCATCTCAGATGCTGAGACTAGCTCCTGAAAACGTCACAGTATTTGAATCCGTTCT GAAATTTGAGAGGGAATTTTCCTCTGAGCTTCATAGCCTGGGCCCGATATTAAGCAGTGGCTCTCGGGCAGAACCGTACTTGACTCATCTTACACAGTGGATCCTTGGTGTGGGAAAAGACCA ATCGTTCTCTTTTTAA